ATGACGGTTTAATGAGAGCTTTTGTATATCGGTCCTCAGATGCTCGACCTCTGAGTGAGCATACTTCTCAGTCATCTTCACAGAACTATGACCCAAGAGTTTTGACACCTTGTAAATTGTTGACCCGGCGTTAACGAGATTGCTTGCAAAGGAATGCCTTGTAGCCTCGTAAAGTCTCAGGCTATCATCAATGC
This DNA window, taken from Thermodesulfovibrionales bacterium, encodes the following:
- a CDS encoding tyrosine-type recombinase/integrase, with the protein product IDDSLRLYEATRHSFASNLVNAGSTIYKVSKLLGHSSVKMTEKYAHSEVEHLRTDIQKLSLNRHQTVISGVVHVQK